The Mycolicibacterium mageritense genome contains a region encoding:
- a CDS encoding aldehyde dehydrogenase: MTSPDTRDIVDPATGAVIATVPEHGPADVDAAVARAQAAFDSGPWPAMTRSERAKLLLRIADAIEEHSERLYRLETRNNGRPITETRAQLSRVPEWFRYNAGLLAAQRYAVLPGDGPYLTYQQRLPLGVCGIITPFNHPMLILARSLSAALANGNTVVVKPSELTPLTTLELARIMAEAGLPDGVVTVVTGGRDAGVRLTEHPEIAKITLTGGTEAGRSAAVATASRFARVTAELGGKTPVIVFGDIDPVVAAEGAAFSAFVAAGQSCVAGSRFLVHRSIYDDFVTALAKRAAAIRIGDPADAETQLGPLISARQRDKVRALIATGLDEGARVAAGGELPDLPSPLRDGFFLQPTVLADATMDMTVATEEIFGPVTVVIPFDDEAQAVAMANDNRYGLGAGVWTTDLSRAHRVAAAIVAGMVWINDHHRLEPSLPWGGVKESGTGKDAGTESFDDFSWVKTVVVRTAAEPVDWYGSHDNGRLN, encoded by the coding sequence ATGACTTCACCCGACACCCGAGACATCGTCGATCCCGCGACCGGCGCGGTCATCGCGACAGTGCCCGAGCACGGCCCCGCCGACGTCGACGCAGCGGTGGCCCGCGCACAGGCCGCGTTCGACAGCGGCCCGTGGCCCGCGATGACTCGCAGTGAGCGGGCGAAACTGCTGCTGCGCATCGCCGATGCCATCGAGGAACACTCCGAGCGGCTGTACCGGTTGGAGACCCGCAACAACGGCAGGCCCATAACCGAGACCCGGGCACAGCTGTCCCGCGTACCCGAATGGTTCCGTTACAACGCCGGGCTGCTCGCCGCGCAGCGTTACGCCGTGCTGCCCGGTGACGGGCCGTACCTGACCTATCAGCAGCGGCTGCCGCTCGGCGTGTGCGGCATCATCACGCCGTTCAACCACCCGATGCTGATCCTGGCCCGCAGCCTGTCCGCGGCGCTGGCCAACGGCAACACCGTCGTGGTCAAGCCGTCCGAGCTCACGCCGCTGACCACCCTCGAACTGGCCAGGATCATGGCCGAGGCCGGGTTGCCCGACGGTGTCGTCACTGTCGTCACGGGCGGCCGCGACGCAGGTGTGCGGCTCACCGAACATCCGGAAATCGCCAAGATCACGCTGACCGGCGGCACCGAGGCGGGCCGCTCGGCGGCGGTCGCGACCGCGTCGCGGTTCGCGCGGGTCACGGCCGAGCTCGGCGGTAAGACTCCCGTGATCGTCTTCGGCGACATCGATCCCGTCGTCGCGGCCGAGGGCGCGGCGTTCTCGGCGTTCGTCGCGGCCGGCCAGTCGTGCGTGGCGGGATCACGATTCCTGGTGCACCGCAGCATCTACGACGACTTCGTCACCGCCCTGGCCAAGCGCGCCGCCGCGATCCGCATCGGCGACCCGGCCGACGCGGAAACGCAGCTGGGCCCGCTGATCAGTGCGCGGCAACGCGACAAGGTGCGGGCGCTGATCGCGACCGGCCTCGACGAGGGTGCCCGCGTGGCCGCAGGCGGTGAGCTGCCCGATCTGCCGTCGCCGCTGCGGGACGGATTCTTCCTGCAGCCAACGGTTCTGGCCGACGCCACGATGGACATGACGGTCGCGACGGAGGAGATCTTCGGCCCCGTCACGGTCGTCATCCCGTTCGACGACGAGGCGCAGGCCGTCGCGATGGCCAACGACAACCGGTACGGCCTCGGCGCCGGGGTATGGACCACCGACCTGTCGCGGGCCCACCGCGTGGCGGCCGCCATCGTCGCGGGCATGGTCTGGATCAACGATCACCACCGCCTGGAACCGTCGCTGCCCTGGGGCGGGGTCAAGGAATCCGGAACCGGAAAAGACGCGGGTACAGAGTCTTTCGATGATTTCTCGTGGGTCAAGACCGTGGTGGTGCGCACCGCGGCCGAACCGGTCGACTGGTACGGCAGCCACGACAACGGCCGGCTCAACTGA
- a CDS encoding MFS transporter, with the protein MTTERLGITRVQWLVLAGTTLGWGLDGFAGSLYVLVLGPAMTELLPHSGIDVAPAAIGFYGGLTVTLFLLGWATGGILFGMLADYCGRTRVLSLGILTYAVFTALAAFSETWWQLGVLRFVAGLGSGVEAPVGAALIAETWRNRHRARAGGIMMSGYAAGFFVAAAVYAVLGSHGWRPMLALAVLPALLVWFIRRYVPEPPEVGAHIEARKARKRLGNSTSADGFVLRRLFTPPLLRPMLVSTALATGALIAFWSVSTWYPQLIRSATLADGAGRDAADHRVAIASMLFNAGGIAGYASWGFLADWAGRRKAFALSFVVSSAAIVYTFVFDRGYGEFLVAMPILGFGLFGALSGTFIYGPELFPASVRATALAVCNSVGRYVTAFGPLVAGVIATSWFGGNLGLATASVAALGLIAVAGLAFAPETRGAPLPTDPTTHTDLESEHGKPVHTIDNP; encoded by the coding sequence GTGACAACGGAACGCTTGGGGATCACCCGCGTGCAGTGGCTCGTGTTGGCGGGCACCACGCTGGGCTGGGGCCTGGACGGCTTCGCGGGCAGCCTCTACGTGCTGGTGCTGGGTCCGGCGATGACGGAGCTGCTGCCGCACAGCGGAATCGACGTCGCGCCCGCGGCGATCGGGTTCTACGGCGGGCTGACGGTGACGCTGTTCCTGCTGGGCTGGGCGACCGGCGGCATCCTGTTCGGCATGCTGGCCGACTACTGCGGCCGCACGAGGGTGCTGTCGCTGGGCATCCTGACCTACGCGGTGTTCACCGCGCTGGCCGCGTTCTCCGAAACCTGGTGGCAGCTGGGCGTGTTGCGCTTCGTCGCGGGCCTGGGGTCGGGTGTCGAGGCGCCGGTCGGCGCCGCGCTGATCGCGGAGACCTGGCGCAACCGTCACCGGGCCCGCGCAGGCGGCATCATGATGTCGGGATACGCCGCGGGATTCTTCGTGGCGGCCGCGGTATACGCGGTGCTGGGCTCGCACGGTTGGCGGCCGATGCTCGCGCTCGCGGTACTGCCTGCCCTGCTGGTCTGGTTCATCCGGCGCTACGTGCCCGAACCGCCCGAGGTCGGTGCGCACATCGAGGCGCGTAAGGCGCGTAAGCGGTTGGGCAACAGCACATCCGCCGACGGATTCGTGCTGCGCCGGCTGTTCACGCCGCCGCTGCTGCGGCCCATGCTGGTCAGCACGGCCCTGGCCACCGGAGCGCTGATCGCGTTCTGGAGTGTGTCGACGTGGTATCCGCAGCTCATCCGCAGCGCGACGCTGGCCGACGGCGCAGGCCGCGACGCGGCCGACCACCGCGTGGCCATCGCGTCGATGCTGTTCAACGCCGGCGGTATCGCCGGTTACGCCAGCTGGGGCTTCCTCGCCGACTGGGCAGGCAGGCGAAAGGCTTTCGCGCTGAGCTTCGTCGTGTCGAGTGCGGCGATCGTATACACATTCGTGTTCGACCGCGGCTACGGCGAATTCCTGGTCGCCATGCCGATCCTCGGGTTCGGTCTGTTCGGCGCACTGTCGGGCACGTTCATCTACGGCCCGGAGCTGTTCCCGGCCAGCGTCCGGGCCACGGCCCTTGCCGTGTGCAACAGTGTCGGGCGATATGTCACCGCGTTCGGCCCGCTGGTAGCCGGAGTCATCGCGACGTCGTGGTTCGGCGGCAACCTCGGCCTGGCCACCGCCTCGGTCGCCGCGCTCGGCCTCATCGCCGTGGCGGGCCTGGCGTTCGCACCGGAGACCCGCGGCGCACCGCTGCCGACCGATCCCACCACCCACACCGACCTGGAGAGCGAACATGGCAAACCTGTTCACACCATTGACAATCCGTGA
- a CDS encoding NADH:flavin oxidoreductase/NADH oxidase: MANLFTPLTIRDVTFAHRAWMSPMMQFAAVPDGPATGSATDWHLAHLGARATAGAALVMVEATAVAARGRSSDYDLGLWNDIQAESLRRITTFVTAQGAVPGIQLVHAGRKGSTGRPWPDPDRTENRWDTVGASAVPFGRLPSPAELGVGEIGSIVEAFADAAERAARAGFRVLELHGAHGYLIHQFLSPHSNRRTDAYGGSAVNRRRFALDVVRAVRSRWPAELPLFFRVSATDWLGGDTDDPRPGWMVDDTVALAVELKSLGVDLLDVSTGGSAPDAVIPVGPGYQVPFAARIRKEAEIPTAAVGLITEPDQADEIVTGEQADAVFLGRALLRNPAWVRQAAEHLGATLPHPPQYARAFR, encoded by the coding sequence ATGGCAAACCTGTTCACACCATTGACAATCCGTGACGTCACGTTCGCGCACCGCGCCTGGATGTCGCCCATGATGCAGTTCGCCGCGGTGCCGGACGGCCCGGCCACCGGCAGCGCAACCGATTGGCATCTGGCGCATCTCGGCGCCCGCGCGACGGCAGGCGCGGCCCTGGTCATGGTCGAGGCCACGGCCGTGGCCGCGCGAGGCCGCAGCAGCGACTACGACCTCGGGCTGTGGAACGACATCCAGGCCGAATCGCTGCGGAGGATCACCACTTTCGTCACGGCCCAGGGAGCGGTCCCCGGAATCCAGCTGGTCCACGCGGGCCGCAAGGGTTCGACGGGCCGGCCGTGGCCGGATCCGGACCGCACGGAGAACCGGTGGGACACCGTCGGTGCCAGTGCCGTGCCGTTCGGCCGGTTGCCGAGCCCCGCTGAGCTTGGCGTCGGTGAGATCGGTTCGATCGTCGAGGCTTTCGCCGATGCGGCCGAACGTGCCGCCCGTGCGGGCTTCCGGGTTCTCGAGCTGCACGGTGCCCACGGCTACCTGATCCACCAGTTCCTGTCACCCCACTCCAACCGCCGCACCGATGCCTACGGCGGCTCTGCGGTCAACCGAAGGCGGTTCGCACTCGATGTGGTGCGCGCGGTGCGGTCGCGGTGGCCCGCGGAGCTCCCGTTGTTCTTCCGGGTGTCGGCCACCGATTGGCTCGGCGGAGACACCGACGATCCGCGTCCGGGCTGGATGGTCGACGACACCGTCGCGCTCGCGGTCGAGTTGAAAAGCCTCGGGGTGGACCTGCTCGACGTCTCGACGGGCGGCTCTGCGCCCGACGCCGTGATCCCGGTCGGGCCGGGATATCAGGTGCCGTTCGCTGCGCGGATCCGCAAGGAGGCCGAGATCCCGACGGCCGCAGTGGGTCTGATCACCGAACCGGACCAGGCCGACGAGATCGTCACGGGCGAACAGGCCGACGCGGTGTTCCTGGGCCGCGCGTTGCTGCGCAATCCGGCCTGGGTCCGGCAGGCCGCCGAACACCTTGGCGCGACGCTGCCACACCCACCGCAGTACGCGCGGGCGTTTCGCTGA
- a CDS encoding zinc-binding dehydrogenase, giving the protein MRGAVLRGGRMVVRDDIPEPLPGPGQVLVDVKACGICGSDLHFAKHGDQMLAAGAEMEGMGDINADIDLSRDIFMGHEFSAEILDAGPGTETHPAGTLVTSIPALLSPTGVSMIVYSNSTVGGYAERMLLSAPLLLPIPNGLDADRAALTEPMAVGLHAVNASRIERGETALVVGCGPVGIAIIAALTLRGVESIAASDFSPARRELAATMGAHVTLDPAEDSPFHRCRPAVVFEAVGAPGIIDDVLRRAPAGIRLVVAGVCMQPDTVHPFYAITKQINVQFVFGYDPAEFANSLRAIAEGEIDVAPMITGRVPLDGVDEAFAELADPDRHCKILVTP; this is encoded by the coding sequence ATGCGCGGCGCCGTTCTGCGCGGCGGCCGCATGGTCGTGCGCGACGACATCCCCGAACCGCTACCCGGCCCGGGTCAGGTGTTGGTCGACGTCAAGGCGTGCGGGATCTGCGGATCCGACCTGCATTTCGCCAAGCACGGCGACCAGATGCTGGCCGCGGGCGCCGAGATGGAAGGCATGGGTGACATCAACGCCGACATCGACCTGTCGCGTGACATCTTCATGGGCCACGAGTTCAGCGCCGAGATCCTCGACGCGGGGCCCGGAACCGAGACCCATCCTGCGGGCACGCTCGTCACGTCCATCCCCGCGCTGCTCTCTCCCACCGGGGTGTCGATGATCGTCTACAGCAACTCGACCGTCGGCGGCTACGCCGAGCGGATGCTGCTCTCGGCCCCGCTGCTGCTGCCCATCCCCAACGGCCTCGACGCGGACCGGGCCGCACTCACCGAGCCGATGGCCGTGGGCCTGCACGCGGTCAACGCGTCACGCATCGAACGAGGCGAGACCGCGCTCGTGGTCGGCTGCGGCCCGGTCGGCATCGCGATCATCGCCGCGCTCACCTTGCGTGGTGTGGAAAGTATTGCGGCGTCCGATTTCTCGCCCGCCCGGCGGGAGCTCGCGGCCACCATGGGCGCGCACGTGACCCTGGACCCGGCCGAGGACTCGCCGTTCCACCGGTGCCGGCCCGCGGTGGTGTTCGAGGCTGTCGGCGCGCCCGGCATCATCGACGACGTGCTGCGCCGCGCACCGGCGGGAATCCGGCTCGTGGTGGCCGGCGTGTGCATGCAGCCCGACACCGTGCACCCGTTCTACGCGATCACCAAACAGATCAACGTCCAATTCGTGTTCGGCTACGACCCGGCAGAATTCGCGAATTCACTGCGGGCCATCGCCGAGGGCGAGATCGATGTGGCACCGATGATCACCGGTCGGGTGCCGCTGGACGGCGTCGACGAGGCCTTCGCCGAACTCGCCGACCCCGACCGGCACTGCAAGATCCTGGTGACGCCGTAG
- a CDS encoding LLM class flavin-dependent oxidoreductase, with amino-acid sequence MRPLNFGVFITPFHPVGQSPTTALQYDMDRVEALDRLGYDEAWFGEHHSGGYELIACPEVFIAAAAERTKHIRLGTGVVSLPYHHPLMVADRWVLLDHLTRGRVMFGTGPGALPSDAYMMGIDPVDQRPMMQESLEAILALFRAAPDERIDRKTEWFTLRDAALHIRPYTYPYPEISTAAMVSPSGPRLAGALGTSLLSLSMSVPGGYAALETTWDIVRDQAAKSDRPEPDRKDWRVLGVVHLADTREQAIEDCTYGLQDFANYFGAAGFVPLSEQTEATESAYEFVENYASKGNCCIGTAADAIGYIQDLLDRSGGFGTLLLLGHDWAPPAATFHSYELFAREVIPHFKGQLTAARASHDWAKGMRDQLLGRAGQAIVNAITEHTAEGKN; translated from the coding sequence GTGAGGCCGCTGAACTTCGGCGTCTTCATCACGCCGTTTCACCCGGTCGGCCAATCTCCCACCACCGCACTGCAGTACGACATGGACCGTGTCGAGGCACTGGACCGGCTCGGCTACGACGAGGCGTGGTTCGGTGAACACCACTCGGGCGGCTACGAGCTCATCGCGTGTCCCGAGGTGTTCATCGCGGCCGCGGCCGAGCGGACCAAACACATCCGGTTGGGCACCGGCGTCGTTTCCCTGCCCTATCACCACCCGCTCATGGTGGCCGACCGCTGGGTGCTGCTCGATCACCTGACCCGCGGCCGGGTGATGTTCGGGACCGGTCCGGGCGCGCTGCCGTCCGACGCCTACATGATGGGCATCGACCCGGTCGATCAGCGGCCCATGATGCAGGAATCCCTCGAGGCAATCCTGGCGCTGTTCCGCGCCGCGCCCGACGAGCGGATCGACCGCAAGACCGAATGGTTCACCCTGCGGGACGCGGCCCTGCACATCCGGCCCTACACCTACCCCTATCCGGAGATCTCCACCGCGGCGATGGTCTCGCCGTCCGGCCCGCGGCTGGCCGGGGCCCTTGGCACGTCGCTGCTGTCGTTGTCGATGTCGGTGCCCGGCGGCTATGCGGCGCTGGAGACCACGTGGGACATCGTGCGCGATCAGGCCGCGAAGTCGGACCGGCCCGAGCCGGACCGCAAGGATTGGCGCGTGCTCGGCGTCGTGCACCTCGCCGACACCCGCGAGCAGGCCATCGAGGACTGCACGTACGGCCTGCAGGACTTCGCGAACTACTTCGGCGCGGCAGGCTTCGTGCCGCTTTCGGAGCAGACCGAAGCCACCGAGTCGGCGTACGAGTTCGTGGAAAACTATGCGTCCAAAGGCAATTGCTGCATCGGCACCGCTGCCGACGCGATCGGCTACATCCAGGATCTACTGGACCGGTCCGGCGGGTTCGGCACATTGCTGCTGCTCGGCCACGACTGGGCGCCGCCCGCCGCGACCTTCCACTCGTACGAGCTGTTCGCGCGTGAGGTCATCCCGCACTTCAAGGGGCAGTTGACCGCGGCACGCGCGTCGCACGACTGGGCCAAAGGCATGCGGGATCAACTTCTCGGCCGGGCCGGACAGGCCATCGTCAACGCCATCACCGAGCACACCGCGGAGGGGAAGAACTGA